A window from uncultured Desulfobacter sp. encodes these proteins:
- a CDS encoding FAD-binding protein has translation MDTTFLVSNGIAFEEDISLKTKTWIKRGGIAKVWVQPTTISDFKKVISWIQQKDFVYEVIGNTSNCYFLNNYNPDVIVSTLKVKEIKILEDEGKIVCDCGYNMSKLAKYCNANGIKGFEGFTGLPGTVAGAAINNSGCLDSLCSKIINSVRIVNNGEEIEVTNQELCYEHRGSKLKSKAITGVVTQVIFNIERDNPEILIKKAKQIELRRRKFLENKYPNLGSSYASLEFKRNIWEKVFYKIIKLSFLDPVLKRKISNKFFLKSYDTESFRNYVSELNFNCFTWKDDDADEAFFEYIDFVKNFSKAATLEIEIKGKK, from the coding sequence ATGGATACAACTTTTCTGGTATCGAATGGAATTGCGTTTGAAGAGGATATTTCCTTAAAAACAAAAACATGGATAAAGAGAGGTGGTATAGCTAAAGTTTGGGTGCAACCTACCACAATATCTGACTTTAAAAAAGTTATTTCATGGATACAACAAAAAGACTTTGTCTATGAAGTCATTGGTAATACTTCCAATTGTTATTTTTTAAATAATTACAACCCTGATGTGATTGTTTCAACCTTAAAGGTTAAAGAGATTAAAATACTCGAAGATGAGGGCAAGATCGTTTGCGATTGCGGTTATAATATGTCTAAATTGGCAAAATATTGTAATGCAAATGGTATAAAAGGATTTGAGGGATTCACTGGTCTTCCCGGAACCGTTGCTGGGGCGGCAATAAATAATTCCGGTTGTTTAGATAGCTTATGTTCTAAAATTATTAATAGCGTAAGAATCGTAAACAATGGAGAGGAGATTGAAGTAACAAATCAGGAACTGTGTTACGAACATAGGGGATCTAAGCTTAAATCAAAAGCAATCACGGGTGTTGTGACCCAGGTGATTTTTAACATTGAAAGGGATAATCCTGAAATATTAATTAAAAAAGCAAAACAGATAGAGTTGCGTCGAAGAAAGTTTTTAGAAAATAAATACCCCAACTTAGGTTCAAGTTACGCAAGTCTGGAATTCAAAAGAAATATTTGGGAGAAAGTATTTTATAAAATTATAAAATTAAGTTTTCTTGATCCCGTACTGAAGAGAAAAATAAGTAATAAATTCTTCCTTAAAAGTTATGACACAGAGTCTTTTAGGAACTATGTATCAGAGCTTAATTTTAACTGCTTTACATGGAAAGATGATGATGCCGACGAGGCATTCTTTGAGTATATAGACTTTGTGAAAAATTTTTCAAAAGCAGCAACTTTGGAAATTGAGATTAAAGGCAAAAAATAA
- a CDS encoding polysaccharide pyruvyl transferase family protein: protein MGINTIGIITIHNSPNYGACLQSFALYYYLATKGYDCEIIDLARPTHQDYVASEKYNPLITIIDNPSFMLRQARKVKNFIKSIISRNWQYGEQLHARNRKFEQFNSQIRLSKRFCCIDDLYNSPPPYDVYVTGSDQVWNPGNGGIPAEPYFLTFVKNEGKKISYAPSVGVTTIPDYVKEKYREWLSSYDCISVREEEAKTLVSELTPKNVEVVLDPVFLLDISYWHSILRDPDKASQYIFCFILGKNDALLSYAKKIKSELSCELVVMSQAWKPNGINNYQFIMDAGLEEFLGWIKNAEMVLTDSFHGTAFSLLLAKNFFSYISPGNQRGCRINNLLKKFALSEHLLSSDLDQKGAELVNSRVDHNVLVRKISAEVQQSRNFLLKAIEGAGDEEKRC from the coding sequence TTGGGTATTAATACAATCGGCATAATCACAATTCATAACTCTCCAAATTATGGAGCCTGCTTACAATCCTTTGCGTTGTATTATTACCTGGCGACAAAAGGGTACGATTGTGAAATAATTGATCTGGCTCGTCCAACTCATCAGGATTACGTTGCAAGTGAAAAATACAACCCATTGATAACAATAATAGATAACCCTTCATTTATGCTAAGGCAGGCGAGGAAAGTAAAGAACTTTATTAAGTCAATTATCAGCAGAAATTGGCAATATGGTGAACAATTACATGCAAGGAACCGAAAATTTGAACAATTTAATAGTCAAATAAGGCTATCAAAAAGGTTTTGTTGCATTGACGATTTATATAACTCTCCTCCTCCGTATGATGTATATGTAACCGGTAGTGATCAGGTCTGGAATCCAGGAAACGGCGGGATTCCAGCCGAACCATATTTCTTGACTTTTGTCAAAAATGAAGGGAAAAAAATTTCTTATGCTCCTAGCGTTGGGGTAACAACAATTCCTGACTATGTTAAGGAAAAGTACAGAGAATGGCTTTCCAGTTATGATTGTATATCAGTCAGGGAAGAAGAAGCTAAGACTTTAGTTAGCGAACTTACGCCGAAAAATGTGGAAGTAGTTTTGGATCCCGTCTTTTTGTTAGATATTTCATATTGGCATTCAATTCTGAGGGATCCTGATAAAGCTTCACAATATATTTTCTGTTTTATTTTAGGTAAGAACGACGCACTTCTGTCGTATGCAAAAAAAATAAAATCGGAATTGTCCTGTGAATTGGTTGTGATGTCACAAGCATGGAAACCCAATGGAATAAATAATTATCAGTTCATTATGGATGCTGGCCTTGAGGAGTTCTTGGGCTGGATAAAAAATGCCGAAATGGTTCTTACTGATTCATTTCACGGGACTGCATTTTCACTGTTGCTGGCAAAGAACTTCTTCTCATATATCTCTCCTGGAAATCAACGAGGTTGCAGGATAAATAACCTGTTAAAAAAATTTGCATTGTCAGAGCATTTGTTGAGCTCGGACTTAGACCAAAAAGGCGCAGAATTGGTGAACAGCAGAGTTGATCACAATGTCTTAGTTCGTAAAATTTCCGCAGAGGTGCAACAATCCAGAAATTTTCTTTTAAAGGCCATTGAAGGTGCGGGTGATGAAGAAAAACGTTGCTAA
- a CDS encoding DUF4388 domain-containing protein: MIFSKNKAGNLEQDKDALLNNYSSSSRFAESYRTLRTNLFFSAMENDLKSVVITSSVSGEGKTTTCVNLAHTVAQADRSVLLVDMDLRRPHLSSLFSMRKEKGVSDLVADVFGIHLSQGSLEQYPVNDLIQLTTLQARTCCLDLENEETQVSISFDKGRMIDVYWKNRPDFMKLANTLIQEKLLTEKESLLALGHQKKSVQRLGTILYTMGFVSKKDIAKTLSVHTIEAIKAVSAMEQGKFTFSSLSAVEVKKLINHGIDFHKLYDEFNVGENMGDFLKKTINDMIQPTYTENLFILPAGRVPPNPAELVGSKRTGFLMDYLKTRYDFIVIDSSPVMPATDALLVAPHTDGVILIIKSRHANRKIIQEVLNRFESNNLPVIGTILNRVDMKKEGYYKYYKKYYASYYGN; encoded by the coding sequence GTGATCTTTTCTAAAAATAAAGCCGGAAATCTTGAGCAGGACAAAGACGCTCTGTTGAATAATTATTCCTCGTCTTCCAGATTTGCCGAATCCTACCGAACTTTGAGAACCAATCTGTTTTTTTCAGCCATGGAAAATGATCTGAAGTCCGTGGTGATAACCTCTTCTGTGTCAGGGGAGGGTAAAACCACCACCTGTGTAAATCTGGCCCACACAGTGGCCCAGGCCGACCGAAGTGTTCTTCTGGTGGATATGGATTTGCGCCGCCCCCATTTATCAAGCCTTTTTTCCATGAGAAAGGAGAAAGGGGTCTCTGACCTGGTAGCAGATGTGTTCGGGATTCATCTGAGCCAGGGTTCTTTGGAACAATACCCGGTCAATGATCTGATTCAGCTTACCACGCTTCAGGCTCGAACATGTTGCCTGGATTTGGAAAATGAAGAGACCCAGGTCTCTATTTCGTTCGACAAAGGCCGGATGATAGATGTTTACTGGAAAAACCGTCCGGATTTCATGAAACTTGCCAACACCCTGATACAGGAAAAACTCCTCACCGAAAAAGAATCGCTTTTAGCCCTAGGACACCAGAAAAAATCAGTCCAGCGTCTGGGCACCATCCTTTATACTATGGGTTTTGTTTCAAAAAAGGACATCGCCAAGACACTGTCCGTTCATACCATTGAAGCCATTAAAGCCGTATCTGCCATGGAGCAGGGAAAATTTACTTTTTCGTCTTTATCTGCGGTCGAAGTGAAAAAATTAATAAACCATGGTATTGATTTTCATAAGCTCTATGATGAGTTCAATGTGGGTGAGAACATGGGCGACTTTCTTAAAAAGACCATAAACGACATGATTCAGCCTACCTATACAGAAAATCTTTTTATCCTGCCGGCCGGCAGGGTTCCGCCAAATCCCGCAGAACTGGTTGGGTCCAAACGCACTGGGTTTCTTATGGATTACCTGAAAACCAGGTATGATTTCATCGTCATTGACTCATCTCCGGTCATGCCAGCCACGGATGCGTTGTTGGTGGCTCCACACACTGATGGTGTCATTCTAATTATTAAATCCCGCCACGCAAACCGGAAAATCATCCAAGAGGTCCTGAACCGATTTGAAAGCAATAATCTGCCAGTCATCGGCACAATCCTGAATCGGGTAGACATGAAAAAAGAGGGATATTACAAATACTATAAAAAGTACTACGCTTCCTATTATGGCAATTAG
- a CDS encoding right-handed parallel beta-helix repeat-containing protein, protein MNSEIHIKWLLPGYVILLLVGAVVLAGLPWVPIAANAASEVTEVSTTWPEDSYIIEKKGMMVSAIESQTGRTVDSRADAADVIQGRLDALPPSGGRIFLRLGTYVLSHGLKVRSSRTVIEGEGYFNTRLRLGDNVNDNVIEFMPRVNLSQDEIVTKRKWNAVLSYVACRNFTVDGNRKHNTKGSGIIGPLTRSIFTDLHVLNIAEDGLCFPWGGTGHKLTRLVVEKCGRNGIHMGITDSWITDCTIAMTEGSGIAVYAGATKIHHAHVWLCGIGIQAGIEKYGSGSVWVYDSYIESNLQEGIKFGPRNVYRGLIEGCTFMKNSLGKAYTWSDISGVVEKPYRISDLIIRGNIFFGASNTEKGNTLHNICLGPESRDNIITDNVFSKTCKGSPVVQPGGTNRVDGNVNFRTENSGAVVLLAGQTSVDVFHGLVEAPLIANLTPTSDTAGKRFWVGTKDANTFSLCIDSLAIRDISFDWTATLGNKPTGEVSAAQAKDPVKKQ, encoded by the coding sequence ATGAATTCAGAGATTCATATAAAATGGCTTCTGCCCGGATATGTAATTCTTCTTCTTGTGGGGGCTGTAGTTCTGGCTGGACTCCCCTGGGTTCCTATTGCCGCCAATGCCGCCAGCGAAGTTACCGAAGTGAGCACGACGTGGCCTGAGGATAGCTACATAATTGAAAAGAAGGGAATGATGGTCTCAGCCATAGAATCGCAAACCGGCAGGACCGTTGATTCTCGTGCAGATGCCGCGGATGTCATCCAGGGGCGGCTTGATGCGCTGCCTCCTTCTGGAGGCCGAATTTTTCTGCGCCTGGGCACCTATGTGCTGTCACATGGCCTGAAGGTTCGTAGCAGCAGAACCGTAATCGAAGGCGAAGGATACTTTAATACCCGACTGAGATTAGGCGACAACGTGAACGACAATGTCATTGAGTTCATGCCACGAGTCAATCTCTCACAGGATGAGATTGTAACAAAACGCAAATGGAATGCTGTGTTATCGTACGTGGCATGTCGCAACTTCACGGTAGATGGCAACCGGAAACACAACACCAAAGGCTCTGGAATCATCGGCCCGTTAACCCGGAGTATATTTACGGATTTGCATGTACTTAACATCGCCGAGGATGGGCTGTGTTTTCCTTGGGGCGGAACCGGACATAAACTCACTCGGCTTGTAGTTGAAAAGTGCGGCCGAAACGGCATCCACATGGGTATCACCGACTCCTGGATTACCGACTGTACGATTGCCATGACGGAAGGCTCCGGGATCGCTGTTTATGCAGGTGCAACTAAAATACACCATGCCCACGTCTGGCTTTGCGGTATCGGCATTCAAGCCGGCATCGAGAAATATGGAAGTGGCAGTGTCTGGGTATACGATTCGTATATCGAATCCAATTTGCAGGAAGGTATCAAATTTGGCCCGCGTAATGTTTATAGGGGGCTTATCGAGGGTTGTACGTTCATGAAAAATTCGTTGGGCAAGGCCTACACATGGAGCGATATCTCAGGTGTCGTAGAAAAACCTTACAGGATATCGGATCTGATCATCAGAGGAAATATCTTCTTTGGGGCCAGTAATACTGAGAAGGGAAACACGCTGCACAACATCTGTCTTGGTCCGGAAAGCCGGGACAACATCATCACGGATAATGTGTTTTCCAAGACTTGCAAAGGTTCCCCTGTCGTTCAACCGGGCGGCACTAATCGTGTTGACGGCAATGTGAATTTCAGAACCGAAAACAGTGGTGCGGTCGTTCTTCTTGCCGGACAGACCTCGGTAGACGTGTTCCATGGCTTGGTCGAAGCTCCATTAATCGCAAACCTGACCCCTACGTCTGATACGGCCGGCAAACGATTCTGGGTCGGTACCAAGGATGCAAACACATTCTCTCTCTGCATCGATTCACTGGCCATCAGAGATATCTCCTTTGACTGGACCGCTACTCTGGGGAACAAACCAACAGGAGAGGTATCTGCTGCGCAGGCTAAAGATCCTGTAAAGAAGCAGTAG
- a CDS encoding lipopolysaccharide biosynthesis protein, producing the protein MWLFDFKKYNAMACRSSTSQYQEMQSNNKRIAKNTLMLYFRQILILLVSLYTVRIVLKALGAEDYGIQNVVGGVVVMLSFFSNTMSASSMRFFAFEIGKKNYVRLNHFFNLTALIYFALGGLILIFSETIGLWFVKTQMVIPENRMAAAMWVYQFSVASFIFQLFVTPYRSIIIAYEEMSIYAYVSVLEAVLKLVTVYVLLIVEADKLKAYAVLLFLTILISSAVYILYSSYKYKVCKLSFFWDSAMFNELISYSGWSFFGALAGMIKDQGINILLNLFFNPAVNAARGVAYQVNSALNLFTTNFFQAVRPQITKSYAAGENREMMALVFRSSRFCYYLIMLFAVPILFETPHILSLWLGEIPEHTVLFTRLVIITAMLESFSYPLITAVSATGNIKLYQVVTGGVLILNLPFSYVFLRLGYPPEATMYVVIGTAILSQISRVLFVSKMHKMSIKDYITETLLVTLLVTILTGVPPYIVTLFMKESFVRLLILTGVFFCFTLPVLYFIGITSVERDMLQFIIKQKIYSTLK; encoded by the coding sequence TTGTGGTTATTCGATTTTAAAAAATACAACGCCATGGCGTGCAGGAGTAGTACGAGCCAGTACCAAGAAATGCAAAGTAATAATAAACGAATAGCAAAAAATACCTTAATGCTGTATTTCAGGCAGATACTTATCCTTTTGGTTAGTCTGTATACGGTGCGTATCGTTTTAAAAGCACTGGGGGCAGAGGATTATGGTATCCAGAATGTAGTAGGGGGTGTGGTGGTGATGCTCTCCTTTTTTTCCAACACCATGTCAGCTTCTTCAATGCGTTTCTTTGCCTTTGAGATAGGCAAAAAAAATTATGTGCGCTTAAATCATTTCTTTAATCTTACGGCCCTTATATATTTTGCATTAGGGGGGCTTATATTGATTTTCTCAGAAACCATAGGGCTGTGGTTTGTTAAAACACAGATGGTGATACCGGAAAATCGCATGGCAGCGGCTATGTGGGTATACCAGTTCTCAGTCGCGTCATTTATATTTCAGCTTTTCGTTACTCCTTATCGATCCATTATCATCGCATATGAGGAAATGAGTATATATGCTTATGTAAGTGTTTTAGAAGCTGTATTGAAGCTTGTTACCGTTTATGTTCTGTTGATTGTTGAAGCAGATAAATTAAAGGCATATGCGGTTCTTTTATTCTTGACCATTCTTATTTCGTCTGCGGTTTACATTCTATACAGTTCATATAAATACAAAGTATGTAAGCTCTCTTTTTTTTGGGATTCTGCTATGTTCAATGAGCTGATTTCATATAGCGGATGGTCGTTTTTCGGGGCATTAGCAGGCATGATTAAGGACCAAGGTATCAACATTCTTCTGAATCTATTTTTTAATCCTGCAGTCAATGCGGCAAGAGGTGTAGCGTATCAGGTGAATAGTGCCCTTAATCTATTTACGACAAATTTTTTTCAAGCTGTACGCCCTCAGATAACTAAGAGTTATGCGGCTGGCGAGAATAGAGAAATGATGGCGTTAGTGTTCCGTTCATCTCGGTTTTGTTATTATTTGATAATGCTTTTTGCTGTTCCCATACTTTTCGAAACACCCCATATCCTCTCACTCTGGTTAGGTGAAATTCCTGAACATACCGTACTCTTTACGAGACTCGTTATTATAACAGCTATGCTGGAATCTTTTAGCTACCCCCTGATAACAGCCGTTAGCGCTACTGGGAATATTAAATTGTATCAGGTTGTAACGGGGGGGGTACTTATTTTAAACCTGCCTTTTTCATATGTTTTTTTAAGATTAGGCTATCCTCCTGAAGCCACGATGTATGTTGTTATTGGCACAGCGATATTATCTCAAATATCAAGAGTGCTTTTTGTGAGTAAGATGCACAAGATGTCGATAAAGGACTATATAACTGAGACCCTGCTCGTTACATTGTTGGTTACCATATTAACAGGAGTACCCCCATATATCGTAACTTTATTCATGAAGGAGAGTTTTGTAAGGTTGCTGATACTGACAGGAGTATTTTTTTGTTTCACTTTGCCGGTACTCTATTTTATTGGAATAACAAGTGTAGAGAGAGATATGTTGCAATTCATTATAAAACAAAAAATATATTCCACCTTAAAATAG
- a CDS encoding tetratricopeptide repeat protein, with the protein MTETFPSLYGKLKTEYFWSESLVSEAEAGLKGALVNDISTREAHQALADIYSQNGENDQAVSQYLKSLDIRSFTNTWRDYICMGRLQYLAGNINESDAWFLKGLQSTIDFKSTLNSLYYFFKHEEQLSEFIRFATGVEHELLNFPEIDLAIARAWMDQENYPLAKARLLQLTEKSPNAEAYYLLAKTAQQEQNWDRMELMAQKSTVLDKDNSSYFFLFSIALHRQKKYSQAEDAATKALEKSKEENPWLFNLRAWVRWAQKKYELAAQDWKRAFDLESDNSGFAYRISLCYERVARFEEAQTYVTKALDLSPENPSYQKLKQHLIKKN; encoded by the coding sequence ATGACTGAAACCTTTCCATCTCTTTATGGAAAACTTAAAACGGAATATTTTTGGTCAGAATCTCTTGTCAGTGAAGCTGAGGCAGGCTTGAAAGGCGCTTTGGTAAACGATATTTCTACCAGAGAAGCCCATCAGGCCCTTGCTGATATTTACAGCCAAAACGGGGAGAATGATCAGGCCGTTTCCCAATATCTGAAAAGCTTAGATATTCGCTCATTTACAAACACCTGGCGTGATTACATTTGTATGGGAAGACTGCAGTATCTTGCCGGCAACATCAATGAGAGTGACGCCTGGTTTTTAAAAGGGTTACAAAGCACAATAGATTTTAAATCTACACTAAACAGCCTCTACTATTTTTTTAAACACGAAGAACAATTATCGGAATTTATACGTTTTGCAACCGGTGTAGAACATGAACTGTTAAATTTTCCTGAAATAGACCTTGCCATTGCCAGGGCGTGGATGGATCAAGAAAATTATCCCTTAGCCAAAGCGCGTTTACTTCAATTAACCGAAAAAAGTCCTAATGCTGAAGCCTATTATCTTCTAGCAAAAACAGCACAACAAGAACAAAATTGGGACCGGATGGAACTTATGGCTCAGAAAAGTACAGTCCTGGATAAGGATAATAGCTCGTACTTTTTTCTTTTTTCTATAGCGTTGCACCGGCAGAAAAAATATTCCCAGGCCGAAGATGCCGCCACCAAGGCACTTGAAAAATCAAAGGAAGAAAATCCATGGCTGTTTAATCTGCGGGCTTGGGTCCGCTGGGCCCAAAAAAAGTATGAATTAGCTGCCCAGGACTGGAAAAGGGCTTTTGATCTGGAGTCGGACAATTCGGGTTTCGCTTATCGGATTTCTCTATGTTATGAGCGCGTTGCCCGATTTGAAGAAGCCCAAACCTATGTTACAAAAGCCTTGGATCTATCCCCTGAAAATCCATCGTACCAAAAATTAAAACAACATTTGATCAAAAAGAATTAG
- a CDS encoding Coenzyme F420 hydrogenase/dehydrogenase, beta subunit C-terminal domain: MKKNVANVKNCYGCGVCAAICPHKLIRMRLDKNGFYQPDIPELEKCTECSLCVSVCSYLDDEIFLENSEEIKGYAAWSNNETVRFKSSSGGVGFELGRLLLAQGYKACGVRYNVKKQRAEHFIADNEQEYQASVGSKYIQSYTPDAFSAFKKDEKYFVTGTPCQIDSLRRFIRLKKMEDNFVLMDFFCHGVPSMLMWNKYLQFVEKKIAGNICHIAWRNKQVGWHDSYAINANRGEYFSLSSGGDLFFKMYLSDSCLGNACYEDCKYKTLASSADMRIGDLWGETYQHDEKGVSAVLALTLQGKELIKFLKKHVTLIAEDIVVVTEGQMREPPPTPVLYRIYMWMLRSSLIGLKTEAFVIYRLKHYGTLMAHPKLTLVRLIKKIKKFRGFRGY, translated from the coding sequence ATGAAGAAAAACGTTGCTAATGTTAAAAATTGTTATGGTTGTGGCGTTTGTGCAGCTATTTGTCCGCATAAACTCATACGGATGAGATTGGATAAAAATGGTTTTTACCAGCCTGACATCCCTGAACTGGAGAAATGCACTGAGTGCAGTCTCTGTGTTTCCGTTTGTTCCTACCTTGATGACGAAATTTTTCTTGAAAACTCAGAGGAAATAAAGGGATATGCAGCCTGGAGCAATAACGAGACTGTTCGTTTCAAAAGCTCATCGGGCGGAGTCGGTTTTGAGTTGGGGAGGCTTTTGCTTGCCCAAGGCTACAAAGCATGTGGCGTGAGATATAATGTCAAAAAGCAACGGGCGGAACATTTTATTGCAGATAACGAGCAGGAGTACCAGGCAAGTGTAGGGTCAAAATATATTCAAAGCTACACACCTGATGCCTTTTCTGCCTTTAAAAAAGACGAAAAGTATTTTGTGACGGGGACACCCTGCCAAATCGATTCTCTACGAAGATTTATCCGGCTAAAAAAAATGGAAGATAATTTTGTCCTGATGGATTTCTTTTGTCATGGTGTGCCTTCCATGTTGATGTGGAACAAATACCTTCAGTTTGTTGAAAAAAAAATTGCGGGAAATATTTGCCATATTGCATGGCGAAACAAACAGGTTGGCTGGCATGATTCATATGCAATAAACGCGAATAGAGGGGAATATTTTTCTCTATCCAGTGGAGGGGATCTGTTCTTCAAAATGTATTTAAGCGATAGTTGTCTGGGAAATGCCTGTTATGAGGACTGTAAGTACAAAACCTTAGCCTCTTCCGCCGATATGCGAATAGGGGATCTGTGGGGCGAGACCTATCAGCATGATGAAAAGGGGGTAAGTGCTGTTTTGGCTCTAACTCTTCAGGGTAAAGAGTTGATAAAATTTCTTAAAAAACATGTTACCTTGATTGCTGAAGATATTGTAGTGGTTACGGAAGGACAGATGAGAGAACCTCCTCCCACGCCGGTGCTGTATCGAATCTATATGTGGATGCTCCGTTCTTCTTTGATTGGTTTAAAAACAGAGGCCTTCGTAATATATAGATTAAAACATTATGGAACTTTAATGGCCCATCCAAAGCTGACACTTGTAAGACTAATTAAGAAAATAAAAAAGTTCAGGGGATTCAGAGGATATTGA
- a CDS encoding GumC family protein: protein MEDENLEKEIHLSDYYLVLLKHKALIISFFVITVSITILGTFLMTPVYQSSAKLIIDKESSASPITGERLDYENYNSQFMTFNTHFKLITSAPVIESLINTLGLDKEEENLDINPITKVIRQFKDNIKLLLQVDKKELPPHEKQLALMEKVKEKISIDQIQDTRLLTINVKDKNPVLATNMANTLANKYIEFNLSSKMQSSKQTLGWLNNELYELRQKLEQSEKEFFDYKQETKVFSLDGKQKMAEQKIESFNTRYLEARNHRLELDAIIDEFTKHIRGEKGISAIRSLMDNPMIDNIYLKIVDLELEYSRLSKIYKDQHPQILQLQSELSKSQSRLTEEIKKELSNLKSERKVLLAREQNLEKTISGFETDALNTSSKALKYSILKRNVDSNQNLYDLMLSRVKESNILQTSDTSNIRVVEKAMVPVRPVSPNKKRNILLGAVLGLFGGIGLAFFLEYLDQTVRTEEDITSHFKLPVLSVIPEADRSETYGA, encoded by the coding sequence ATGGAAGACGAAAATCTGGAAAAAGAGATCCATCTCTCGGACTATTATCTGGTGCTGTTAAAGCACAAGGCGCTGATCATCTCCTTTTTTGTGATCACTGTTTCTATTACGATTTTGGGTACTTTCCTGATGACCCCGGTGTATCAATCCAGCGCCAAACTGATCATTGACAAAGAGTCGTCAGCCTCCCCCATTACCGGCGAACGGCTGGATTATGAAAATTATAACTCCCAGTTCATGACCTTTAACACCCATTTCAAGCTGATCACCTCCGCGCCCGTGATAGAATCTTTGATCAATACCCTGGGGTTGGATAAAGAAGAAGAAAACCTGGATATTAACCCCATCACCAAGGTGATCCGGCAGTTTAAGGATAATATCAAACTCTTACTCCAGGTAGATAAAAAGGAACTGCCTCCCCATGAAAAACAATTGGCCCTCATGGAAAAGGTGAAAGAAAAGATTTCCATTGATCAGATTCAAGACACCCGCCTGCTAACCATAAATGTAAAAGATAAAAATCCGGTACTGGCAACAAACATGGCCAATACCCTGGCCAATAAATATATTGAGTTTAATTTGTCCAGCAAAATGCAATCCTCCAAGCAGACCCTGGGGTGGCTGAATAACGAATTGTATGAACTGCGCCAAAAATTGGAACAGTCTGAGAAGGAATTTTTCGACTATAAGCAGGAAACTAAGGTCTTCTCCCTTGACGGTAAGCAGAAGATGGCCGAGCAAAAAATCGAATCGTTTAACACACGTTATCTCGAAGCCAGAAACCACCGTTTGGAGCTGGATGCCATAATTGACGAATTCACCAAACATATCAGAGGGGAAAAAGGGATCTCTGCTATCCGGTCACTGATGGATAACCCGATGATCGACAATATTTATCTAAAAATAGTAGACCTGGAATTGGAATATTCCCGCCTGTCCAAAATTTATAAAGATCAACACCCCCAAATTTTACAGCTTCAAAGTGAACTATCTAAAAGTCAGTCTCGCCTCACCGAGGAGATCAAAAAAGAGCTGTCAAACCTGAAATCTGAGCGTAAGGTGCTTTTAGCCCGGGAACAAAACCTGGAGAAAACCATTTCAGGATTTGAAACAGATGCGCTTAATACCTCATCCAAAGCCTTGAAATACAGTATCCTAAAGCGTAACGTGGACAGCAATCAGAACCTGTATGATCTGATGCTCTCCCGGGTCAAAGAGTCCAATATCCTTCAAACCAGCGACACATCGAATATCCGGGTGGTGGAAAAAGCCATGGTCCCTGTGCGCCCTGTATCGCCAAACAAGAAACGGAATATCTTGCTGGGAGCCGTACTTGGGCTTTTCGGCGGTATCGGACTTGCTTTTTTCTTAGAATATCTGGACCAGACCGTACGCACCGAAGAGGATATTACATCTCACTTTAAACTGCCGGTACTCTCTGTTATCCCTGAAGCAGACCGGTCCGAGACCTATGGAGCCTGA